TTGCCGCCCATATGGATATACGCCAGATTGAGCGGCTGCTCAAACAGGTCGAAACGGCGGATCTGGATGTTCTCGCCTATCGTCATCACCTTCTCGCGTAGCGCCTCTTCCACCGTGCTCCCATCGTCGTAGCGGGCGGCCATCAATGCCGGCAGATCGGCCGGCTTCCGGGTTACGACGACACCGGCCACGCCGGCGACAAACGCTTGGAAGGCCTCGCTGTTTGCGGCAAAGTCCGTCTCGGAGTTGATCTCCACGATCGCGGCCGCGCCGGTGTCGGACACCACGGCGCCCACGGCGCCTTCGGCGGCGATGCGACCCGCCTTTTTGGCCACAGCGGCAAGCCCCCGCTCACGCAGATAGGCGACGGCTTTTTCCATATCGCCCTCGGTCTCGGTCAGGGCTTTTTTACAATCCATCATGCCAACGCCCGTCGTCTCACGCAGCGCCTGCACGTCTTTTGCAGTAAACACAGCCATAGTGTTCTCCTTTCTCCTTACGCCTCCGCCTTCTCCGCCGGCGCGGCGGCCGGCTGCTCGGCCGGTTTCTTTTCCGGCTCGGGGGTTTCGAGCTGCTCGCCCTGGCGGCCCTCCAGCACGGCGTTGGCCATGGTCTGGGAAATCAGCCGGATGGCGCGGATGGCGTCGTCATTGCCGGGGATGGGGTAGTCGATCTCGTCGGGATCGCAGTTTGTGTCGACAATAGCGACCACTGGGATACCCAATTTGTGCGCCTCGGCGATCGCATTGCGTTCCTTGCGCGGGTCGATGATGAACAGCGCGCCGGGCAGACGGCGCATCTCCTTGACGCCTCCGAGGTACTTCTCCAACTTTTCGATCTCGCCGTGCAGCTTGATGACCTCTTTTTTCGGCAACATGTCGAAGGTGCCGTCTTCCTGCATCTTCTTGATCTGGTTGAGTCGATCGACGCGGCGGCGCATGGTTTTGAAGTTGGTCAGCATGCCGCCCAGCCAACGGGCATTGACAAAGAACATGCTCACCCGCTCGGCCTCCTCGCGGATGGCCTCCTGCGCCTGCTTCTTGGTGCCGACAAAGAGCAGCGTCTCCCCTCCGGAAGAGAGTTCACGGACAAAGCGGTAGGCCTCCTCGAGTTTCTTCACCGTCTTTTGCAGGTCGATGATATAGATGCCGTTGCGTTCGGTGAAGATAAACTGGGCCATTTTGGGGTTCCAGCGCCGGGTCTGGTGCCCAAAGTGGACGCCGGCCTCCAGCAGCTGCTTCATGGATACGACTGCCATGGTATACCTCCTCGATTTGTTGTTTGCGAACCGGCCGTTTCGAGCCCGTCCGCCCCGCCACC
This genomic interval from Oscillospiraceae bacterium contains the following:
- the tsf gene encoding translation elongation factor Ts, whose translation is MAVFTAKDVQALRETTGVGMMDCKKALTETEGDMEKAVAYLRERGLAAVAKKAGRIAAEGAVGAVVSDTGAAAIVEINSETDFAANSEAFQAFVAGVAGVVVTRKPADLPALMAARYDDGSTVEEALREKVMTIGENIQIRRFDLFEQPLNLAYIHMGGKIGVLVNLKVSDALKDNPKVAELGRDIAMQTAAMRPLWLDTASVDPAVLESEKEIFLAQALGEGKPQAVAEKMVAGRINKYYQEFCLLSQPYVKENKLTVGQHVAQVAKELGGEIEVTRFVRYEKGEGIEKKQDNFADEVAGMVK
- the rpsB gene encoding 30S ribosomal protein S2, whose protein sequence is MAVVSMKQLLEAGVHFGHQTRRWNPKMAQFIFTERNGIYIIDLQKTVKKLEEAYRFVRELSSGGETLLFVGTKKQAQEAIREEAERVSMFFVNARWLGGMLTNFKTMRRRVDRLNQIKKMQEDGTFDMLPKKEVIKLHGEIEKLEKYLGGVKEMRRLPGALFIIDPRKERNAIAEAHKLGIPVVAIVDTNCDPDEIDYPIPGNDDAIRAIRLISQTMANAVLEGRQGEQLETPEPEKKPAEQPAAAPAEKAEA